In one Kitasatospora cineracea genomic region, the following are encoded:
- a CDS encoding tetratricopeptide repeat protein, whose amino-acid sequence MRIFHRARHRPSATWRQTTDRAFTLIGDGRYEDAGALLVMAADLEPWLSDSWFNLALLHKFRRDWEQARSAGLRAVALLDRQHGAPDWWNLGITATALQDWPLARRAWQAYGLRLPGGPGLDGPIELDLGTTPVRLSPDGESEVVWGRRLDPARIEVLSIPLPSSGRRWGEVVLHDGAPHGERVADGVAYPVFDEIELWAPSPVPTWVVLLQAATATDRDALEKTVADAGYAAEDWTSSVRLLCRTCSESRMAIDDGHTAHHDPHDDGDPLHPGHLSHLSQGSAGGPWQVERECGIAAPAGLVRALLERWAAASPATRAYRDLEEVC is encoded by the coding sequence GTGAGGATCTTCCACCGCGCACGGCACCGTCCGTCGGCGACCTGGCGGCAGACCACCGACCGTGCGTTCACCCTGATCGGAGACGGCCGCTACGAGGACGCCGGGGCGTTGCTGGTGATGGCCGCCGACCTGGAACCGTGGCTGTCCGACTCCTGGTTCAACCTGGCCCTGCTGCACAAGTTCCGCCGCGACTGGGAGCAGGCCCGCTCGGCCGGCCTGCGCGCCGTCGCGCTGCTCGACCGCCAGCACGGCGCCCCGGACTGGTGGAACCTCGGCATCACCGCCACCGCCCTGCAGGACTGGCCGCTGGCCCGCCGCGCCTGGCAGGCGTACGGGCTGCGGCTGCCCGGCGGGCCCGGGCTGGACGGGCCGATCGAGCTGGACCTGGGCACCACCCCGGTGCGGCTGTCCCCGGACGGCGAGTCCGAGGTGGTGTGGGGGCGGCGGCTCGACCCGGCCCGGATCGAGGTGCTGTCCATCCCGCTGCCGTCCTCCGGCCGCCGCTGGGGCGAGGTGGTGCTGCACGACGGCGCCCCGCACGGCGAGCGGGTCGCCGACGGCGTCGCCTACCCGGTCTTCGACGAGATCGAGCTGTGGGCGCCGTCGCCCGTGCCGACCTGGGTGGTGCTGCTGCAGGCCGCCACCGCCACCGACCGGGACGCGCTGGAGAAGACGGTGGCCGACGCCGGGTACGCCGCCGAGGACTGGACGTCCTCGGTGCGGCTGCTGTGCCGCACCTGCTCGGAGTCCCGGATGGCCATCGACGACGGCCACACCGCGCACCACGACCCGCACGACGACGGCGACCCGCTGCACCCCGGCCACCTCAGCCACCTCAGCCAGGGCTCGGCCGGCGGCCCCTGGCAGGTCGAGCGGGAGTGCGGGATCGCCGCGCCGGCCGGCCTGGTCCGGGCCCTGCTGGAGCGCTGGGCCGCGGCCTCCCCGGCCACCCGCGCCTACCGGGACCTCGAAGAGGTCTGCTGA
- a CDS encoding HD-GYP domain-containing protein: protein MNTRRRPVPADLLLAAAVTLGAAAVLHALADGVAQRGVALAFAVLIGLGQCAGPALPGDREPAPVATAVALAYALLGPLHGLPTTHGMLQVAGVTAVGTLLGLGAQLAGQWALAAVRHRPRAPLAGLDAAARRLVTVAFAALLFQPLYNSGVTDRMPGPAYGALLAGVAALTALGDAVLAAVQQCARTGLRYAAALDDQLHALLGIGSAQVATGLLLSLLAGEAGLWALPVFCLPLILAQASFRRAVAVRATTGQTIETLARATEIAGYTTPGHARRVADTACALGRELGLGSRELTLLEYAALMHDIGQLSLVEPVPGGATALLPDGEQQRIARLGSEVIQRTGVPRQVWQQVARLADPCRLADGRHDPTLPLASRIIRVANAHDDLRTAAADRPRAGLLDPLEHLRLDAGHGYDPVVLDALARLGRRGHRAARGPDRRCRPAA from the coding sequence GTGAACACCCGCCGCCGCCCGGTCCCGGCCGACCTGCTGCTCGCCGCGGCCGTCACGCTCGGGGCCGCCGCCGTCCTGCACGCGCTGGCCGACGGCGTCGCCCAGCGCGGCGTCGCCCTGGCCTTCGCCGTGCTGATCGGCCTCGGCCAGTGCGCCGGGCCCGCGCTGCCCGGCGACCGCGAACCCGCGCCCGTCGCCACCGCCGTCGCCCTCGCGTACGCGCTGCTCGGGCCGCTGCACGGGCTGCCCACCACGCACGGGATGCTGCAGGTCGCGGGCGTCACCGCGGTCGGCACCCTGCTCGGGCTCGGCGCCCAGCTCGCCGGGCAGTGGGCGCTGGCCGCCGTCCGGCACCGGCCGCGCGCCCCGCTGGCCGGCCTGGACGCCGCCGCCCGCCGACTGGTCACCGTGGCGTTCGCCGCCCTGCTGTTCCAGCCGCTGTACAACTCCGGCGTCACCGACCGGATGCCCGGACCCGCCTACGGGGCGCTGCTCGCCGGGGTCGCCGCGCTGACCGCGCTCGGCGACGCGGTGCTGGCCGCCGTCCAGCAGTGCGCCCGCACCGGGTTGCGGTACGCCGCCGCGCTGGACGACCAGCTGCACGCGCTGCTCGGCATCGGCTCCGCGCAGGTCGCCACCGGACTGCTGCTGAGCCTGCTCGCCGGGGAGGCCGGGCTGTGGGCGCTGCCGGTGTTCTGCCTGCCGCTGATCCTCGCCCAGGCGTCGTTCCGGCGGGCCGTCGCGGTGCGGGCCACCACCGGGCAGACCATCGAGACGCTGGCCCGGGCCACCGAGATCGCCGGGTACACCACCCCCGGGCACGCCCGCCGGGTCGCCGACACGGCGTGCGCGCTGGGGCGCGAACTCGGCCTCGGCAGCCGGGAACTGACGCTGCTCGAGTACGCCGCGCTGATGCACGACATCGGGCAGCTGTCGCTGGTCGAGCCCGTCCCGGGCGGGGCCACCGCGCTGCTGCCGGACGGCGAGCAGCAGCGGATCGCCCGGCTCGGCAGCGAGGTGATCCAGCGCACCGGGGTGCCTCGGCAGGTGTGGCAGCAGGTCGCGAGGCTGGCCGACCCGTGCCGCCTCGCCGACGGCCGGCACGACCCCACCCTGCCGCTGGCCTCCCGGATCATCCGGGTCGCCAACGCCCACGACGACCTGCGCACCGCCGCCGCCGACCGCCCCCGGGCCGGGCTGCTCGACCCGCTGGAGCACCTGCGGCTGGACGCCGGGCACGGCTACGACCCGGTGGTGCTGGACGCGCTGGCCCGGCTCGGCCGCCGCGGCCACCGCGCCGCCCGCGGCCCGGACCGCCGCTGCCGCCCGGCGGCCTGA
- a CDS encoding HD-GYP domain-containing protein encodes MGYLAAVLAAAFAVLLPLAVAGPRPDWPRIGLLALLHMCLESLAQGARTPCARVWRRLRGRPADEAPADPRGSGFFPVLFAGVLMLPPAAAALVALPGALLGPAAHPRGLRRVWNAAQLALAAAAAAEVFRLLGGVRLLLGTRFPGAALGALGAILTFCLVNGVLVAGMVRLTCGAAGPGAARALRRAAPAALLHGAGGLMIAVLWQGPYGAFAAVLGLLPLTITAWLSAQGHRERTAHRATVQALVQAVEIKDAYTRGHSERVGRASVLIARQLGLAEDRIRTLHFAGTLHDVGKLAVATELLRRNGPLTDAERRAVEVHPVFGHELVRQLDFLGEGRDGILHHHERMDGRGYPHGLTGERIPEFARIISVADAFDSMTSTRSYRRGRPVPEAVAELERCAGSQFDPVMVGALVEAVAEHGWQPEPPPPGGWDGEVPDIPLGVPEPARLPQQSGTGLPAGGAA; translated from the coding sequence CTGGGCTACCTGGCCGCCGTCCTGGCGGCCGCGTTCGCGGTGCTGCTCCCGCTGGCCGTCGCCGGCCCCCGGCCCGACTGGCCCCGGATCGGCCTGCTGGCCCTGCTGCACATGTGCCTGGAGTCGCTGGCGCAGGGCGCCCGCACCCCGTGCGCCCGGGTCTGGCGCCGGCTGCGCGGCCGCCCCGCCGACGAGGCCCCGGCCGACCCGCGGGGCAGCGGCTTCTTCCCGGTGCTGTTCGCGGGCGTGCTGATGCTGCCGCCCGCCGCGGCCGCCCTGGTCGCCCTGCCCGGGGCGCTGCTCGGCCCGGCCGCCCACCCGCGCGGGCTGCGCCGGGTGTGGAACGCCGCCCAACTGGCCCTGGCCGCGGCCGCCGCCGCCGAGGTGTTCCGGCTGCTCGGCGGGGTCCGGCTGCTGCTCGGCACCCGCTTCCCCGGCGCCGCGCTGGGCGCGCTGGGCGCGATCCTGACGTTCTGTCTGGTCAACGGCGTGCTGGTGGCCGGCATGGTCCGGCTGACCTGCGGCGCCGCCGGGCCCGGCGCGGCCCGGGCGCTGCGCCGGGCCGCGCCCGCCGCGCTGCTGCACGGCGCGGGCGGCCTGATGATCGCGGTGCTGTGGCAGGGCCCGTACGGGGCGTTCGCCGCCGTGCTCGGGCTGCTGCCGCTGACCATCACCGCCTGGCTGTCCGCGCAGGGCCACCGCGAGCGGACCGCGCACCGGGCCACCGTCCAGGCCCTGGTGCAAGCCGTGGAGATCAAGGACGCGTACACCCGCGGCCACAGCGAACGGGTCGGCCGGGCCTCGGTGCTGATCGCCCGCCAGCTCGGCCTGGCCGAGGACCGGATCCGCACCCTGCACTTCGCCGGGACGCTGCACGACGTCGGCAAGCTCGCCGTCGCCACCGAACTGCTGCGCCGCAACGGGCCGCTGACCGACGCCGAGCGGCGCGCCGTCGAGGTGCACCCGGTGTTCGGGCACGAGCTGGTGCGGCAGCTGGACTTCCTCGGCGAGGGCCGCGACGGCATCCTGCACCACCACGAGCGGATGGACGGCCGCGGCTACCCGCACGGGCTGACCGGGGAGCGGATCCCCGAGTTCGCCCGGATCATCTCGGTCGCCGACGCCTTCGACTCGATGACCTCCACCCGCTCCTACCGGCGCGGCCGTCCCGTCCCCGAGGCGGTCGCCGAACTGGAGCGGTGCGCCGGCAGCCAGTTCGACCCGGTGATGGTCGGCGCGCTGGTCGAGGCCGTCGCCGAGCACGGCTGGCAGCCCGAACCGCCGCCGCCCGGCGGCTGGGACGGCGAGGTGCCGGACATCCCGCTCGGCGTGCCCGAGCCGGCCCGGCTGCCCCAGCAGTCCGGCACCGGCCTGCCGGCCGGGGGAGCGGCGTGA